From Cannabis sativa cultivar Pink pepper isolate KNU-18-1 chromosome 8, ASM2916894v1, whole genome shotgun sequence, a single genomic window includes:
- the LOC133030452 gene encoding uncharacterized protein LOC133030452 translates to MANSESGSDSGAENECPTTIPTRGPTQMNEISKLMDQGKRVALEVNDKGQYCGKSYAKLVSTLGVRCRQTIGLAYKNWKEVNQTLKNKVWKDIQTGFIVPDTFKHDCLILAGKLMKDFKNRMTKDIIMPC, encoded by the exons atggcgaactcggaatcaggatctgattcgggagcagaaaatgagtgtccaaccacaatacctacacgagggccgacgcaaatgaatgaaatatccaaactaatggatcagggcaaaagagtggccctcgaagttaatgataaaggtcaatactgtggaaaaagctacgcgaagctcgtatccactctgggagtcagatgtcggcagacaatagggttggcttataaaaattggaaagaagtcaaccagactctgaaaaataaagtttggaaagacattcag acggggttcattgtgccggacaccttcaaacatgattgtctcatcctagctgggaagttaatgaaagacttcaagaataggatgacaaaagacatcataatgccgTGTTGA
- the LOC115699863 gene encoding uncharacterized protein LOC115699863, which yields MPRHSSSSSSSSDNDSDKEDERHVVRSTAAAEPNPPPPPPSDQHQPPASVVPGYPPVMGYPQSYSNNNGYHHHPYNPYTQPPPPHYYTNQTYPYAANTNSGGSSSFIKGFFVTLILIILLICVSTIITWIILRPQIPTFHVDRLEVNDLNLSKTNFSATIQANLTVENPNKKLKINFHEIKGYVFFRERSLSSSEVDPIFLETETRGTMRLRVVSKENKEDLIGGWVVDEMRREREHGLLSLNVRLAVFATFKSSSWWTRHAYMKVFCEHLDVRFVGSADNGVWIANNNSPKCEVY from the coding sequence ATGCCTCGTCATTCCTCGTCATCATCGTCTTCATCTGATAATGATTCTGATAAAGAAGATGAACGACACGTGGTCCGTTCCACCGCAGCAGCCGAGCCAaacccaccaccaccaccaccgtcCGACCAACATCAACCACCGGCTTCGGTTGTACCCGGGTACCCTCCGGTGATGGGGTACCCCCAATCCTATTCCAACAATAATGGCTACCACCACCATCCATATAATCCCTACACTCAACCTCCGCCACCCCATTATTACACCAACCAAACATACCCTTACGCCGCCAACACCAACAGCGGCGGCTCCTCCTCTTTCATCAAGGGCTTTTTCGTCACATTAATACTTATAATTCTCCTGATTTGCGTCTCCACCATCATAACATGGATCATCCTACGTCCTCAAATCCCCACCTTCCATGTGGACAGACTTGAGGTGAACGACCTCAACTTATCGAAGACTAATTTCTCGGCCACAATACAGGCCAACTTGACGGTAGAGAACCCAAACAAAAAGCTGAAAATTAACTTCCATGAAATCAAGGGTTACGTTTTCTTCAGGGAGAGGTCGTTGTCGTCTTCGGAGGTTGACCCGATATTCTTGGAGACGGAGACACGTGGCACAATGAGGTTGAGAGTGGTGAGCAAGGAGAATAAGGAGGATTTGATTGGAGGGTGGGTGGTGGATGAGATGCGGCGGGAAAGAGAGCATGGGTTGTTGAGTTTGAACGTGAGATTGGCTGTGTTTGCGACGTTCAAGTCGAGTTCTTGGTGGACTAGGCATGCCTATATGAAGGTGTTTTGTGAGCATTTGGATGTTCGATTTGTGGGTTCTGCAGATAATGGAGTTTGGATTGCTAATAATAATTCTCCTAAATGTGAGGTTTATTAA
- the LOC133030453 gene encoding uncharacterized mitochondrial protein AtMg00810-like, translated as MVTFKLLLAIVTIKQWHTLQLDINNAFLNGDLDEEVYMQIPQGLTIPSTITGNNLVCKLHKSIYGLRQSSLAKSQADYTLFTRGSNDTFIVLLVYVDDIIIAGPNLPTLQHLQDSLQARFKLKTLGPLKYFLGFEIARAATGLFLSQRKYTLQLLHDTGYTSSKPAKAPMDPRQRLDDKEGDPLDNPSHYRQLIGRLLYLTLSRPDITFTVNTLSQFMSCPRTPHLSALHHLLRYLKGSPGQGILYSPTSSLHLRGFSDSDWATCPITRRSTTGFCIFIGDCLISWKTKKQPTVSKSSAEAEYRALAATTSEMTWIQYLLKDLHIKQPTPAFIYCDNQSAIHIANNPTFHERTKHIELDCHFIREKIANSTIRLIPVSSNLQLADAFTKPLPSTTLNSHLSKMAIHDIYAPS; from the exons ATGGTTACTTTCAAGCTCCTTCTTGCAATTGTCACCATTAAACAATGGCACACTCTCCAACTCGACATCAACAACGCCTTTTTAAATGGAGACTTAGACGAGGAGGTCTATATGCAAATTCCCCAAGGCCTCACAATTCCATCTACAATCACTGGGAACAACCTTGTTTGCAAACTCCACAAATCCATTTACGGCCTTCGACAATCCTCACTGGCAAAG TCCCAAGCCGATTACACCCTCTTCACACGAGGCTCTAATGACACATTTATAGTTCTACTCGTCTATGTCGACGACATTATCATTGCTGGCCCCAACCTTCCCACATTACAACATTTACAAGACTCTCTTCAAGCAAGATTCAAACTCAAAACCTTAGGACCCCTCAAGTATTTCCTTGGTTTTGAAATTGCTAGAGCTGCAACCGGTCTCTTTCTTTCACAACGTAAATACACTTTGCAACTTCTTCATGATACCGGGTACACCAGTAGCAAACCGGCTAAGGCCCCCATGGATCCAAGACAAAGACTTGATGACAAAGAAGGCGACCCTCTCGACAACCCATCTCACTATCGTCAACTTATTGGACGCCTTCTCTACTTGACACTCTCTCGTCCCGACATAACTTTTACTGTGAACACCCTCAGCCAGTTTATGTCCTGCCCTCGGACACCCCATTTATCAGCTCTCCATCACCTGCTGCGATATTTGAAAGGATCCCCTGGCCAAGGCATTCTTTACTCTCCAACATCGTCTCTACATCTCCGCGGTTTTTCGGATTCTGACTGGGCTACTTGCCCCATCACTCGACGATCTACTACCGGGTTCTGCATCTTCATAGGCGACTGCCTCATTTCATGGAAAACAAAGAAACAACCCACTGTTTCTAAAAGTTCTGCTGAGGCCGAATATCGAGCACTGGCAGCCACTACTAGTGAGATGACTTGGATCCAATATCTCCTCAAAGATCTTCACATCAAACAACCCACACCAGCTTTCATCTATTGCGACAACCAATCTGCCATCCACATTGCTAACAACCCCACTTTTCACGAACGAACTAAACACATTGAACTTGATTGCCATTTCATTCGTGAAAAGATTGCCAATTCTACCATTCGTCTCATTCCCGTGAGTAGCAACCTTCAATTGGCCGATGCCTTCACCAAACCATTACCCTCTACTACTCTCAATTCTCATTTGTCCAAGATGGCCATACATGACATATATgctccatcttga
- the LOC115698960 gene encoding exocyst complex component EXO70A1: MGVPQTIATLSERASSIRESLLKSQTITDSMVSILGSFDHRLSALETAMRPTQIRTHSLRKAHENIDKTIKAAESILAQFELTRKAEAKILRGPHEDLESYLEAIAQMRNIVRFFSGNKNFKGSDGVLNHTSNLLLKAMSKLEDEFRQLLTNYSKPVEPDRLFDCLPNSLKPSATSSGNKKDASGKDHSDHQNKRLEAAVYLPITLIPPRVLPLLHDLAHQIVLAGSPQQLLRTYRDTRAPALELTLKKLGVERLGKEDVQKMQWEVLEAKIGNWIHYMRITVKLLFSGERKICDQIFEGVDSIRDQCFAEVTANSLAVLLSFGEAIARSKRSPEKLFVLLDMYEIMRELQSEIETLFGSKACCEMRESALNLTKRLAQTAQETFGDFEEAVDKDATKTTVLDGTVHPLTSYVINYVKFLYDYQSTLKQLYQDFNHSDPEEQLATVTTNIMMALLNNLDGKSKQYKDPALTQLFLMNNVHYIVRSVRRSDAKNLLGDDWVQIHRRIVQQHANQYKRVSWAKILQCLTVQGLNSSGGLIGSGEGSGNSSGLSRAMVKDRFKTFNIQFEELHQRQSQWTVPDSELRESLRLAVAEVLLPAYRSFAKRFGPMIENGKNPQKYIRYRPEDLERMLNELFEGKTWNEPKR; the protein is encoded by the exons ATGGGAGTTCCACAGACTATCGCTACTCTAAGCGAGAGAGCATCATCTATAAGAGAATCGCTTCTAAAGAGCCAGACCATAACTGATAGCATGGTATCCATTCTCGGCTCCTTCGACCACCGCCTCTCTGCTCTAGAAACCGCCATGCGTCCCACTcag ATTAGGACGCATTCGTTGCGGAAGGCGCATGAGAATATTGATAAGACAATTAAAGCAGCAGAGTCTATACTGGCGCAATTTGAACTCACTCGCAAG gcAGAGGCTAAAATACTGAGAGGGCCACATGAGGATCTTGAGAGCTACCTTGAAGCAATTGCCCAGATGAGAAACATTGTTCGCTTCTTTAGCGGCAACAAAAATTTTAAAGGCAGTGATGGTGTTCTTAATCATACCAGTAACTTGCTTTTAAAAGCTATGTCAAAACTGGAAGATGAGTTCAGACAGCTTTTGACAAATTACAG CAAGCCTGTGGAACCTGATCGTCTTTTTGATTGCCTTCCCAACTCTTTAAAACCATCAGCAACATCATCCGGGAATAAAAAAGATGCTAGTGGCAAGGATCACTCTGATCACCAAAACAAACGTTTAGAAGCTGCAGTTTATTTACCAATAACTCTTATTCCACCCAGGGTTCTGCCATTGCTTCATGATTTGGCTCATCAAATTGTCCTGGCTGGCAGTCCACAACAGCTACTAAGAACTTACAg GGACACTCGGGCACCGGCTTTGGAACTGACTCTTAAGAAACTGGGTGTGGAGAGACTTGGTAAAGAGGATGTCCAGAAAATGCAATGGGAGGTTTTGGAGGCAAAGATTGGAAATTGGATACACTACATGCGGATAACA GTCAAATTGCTTTTCTCTGGCGAAAGGAAAATCTGCGATCAAATTTTTGAGGGTGTTGATTCTATTAGAGATCAATGTTTTGCTGAAGTTACAGCAAATAGTCTGGCTGTGCTTCTCAGTTTTGGAGAGGCTATTGCCAGAAGCAAAAGGTCTCCTGAAAAATTATTTGTTCTTCTAGACATGTATGAGATAATGAGAGAACTTCAGTCAGAG ATCGAAACACTCTTTGGAAGTAAAGCTTGCTGTGAAATGCGTGAATCAGCTTTGAATTTAACAAAGCGGCTAGCCCAGACAGCCCAGGAAACATTTGGAGATTTCGAAGAAGCAGTTGATAAAGATGCCACAAAGACTACTGTTCTTGATGGAACCGTTCATCCTTTGACTAGCTACGTGATCAATTATGTAAAGTTCCTATACGA CTACCAGTCAACACTGAAGCAGCTTTACCAAGACTTCAATCATAGTGATCCGGAAGAACAGCTAGCAACTGTAACCACAAATATTATGATGGCTCTCCTAAATAATCTGGATGGAAAATCCAAGCAGTATAAAGATCCTGCACTGACTCAGTTATTTCTGATGAACAACGTTCATTACATAGTGAGATCTGTGAGgag GTCAGATGCAAAGAATTTGCTGGGAGATGACTGGGTGCAGATACACCGAAGGATAGTGCAGCAGCATGCAAATCAATATAAGAGGGTTTCTTGGGCAaag ATTCTGCAATGCCTCACGGTTCAGGGCCTAAATTCCTCTGGCGGCTTGATTGGAAGTGGCGAAGGCAGTGGTAACTCGAGTGGACTTTCAAGGGCGATGGTGAAGGATCGGTTCAAGACCTTCAACATCCAGTTTGAGGAGCTTCATCAAAGGCAATCCCAGTGGACAGTTCCGGATAGTGAGTTGCGAGAGTCTCTGAGGCTGGCTGTCGCTGAAGTCCTCTTGCCCGCATACAGATCTTTTGCCAAACGTTTCGG GCCTATGATTGAAAATGGGAAAAATCCTCAAAAGTACATTAGATACAGACCTGAAGATCTTGAGCGAATGTTGAACGAGTTATTTGAAGGCAAGACCTGGAATGAGCCAAAGCGATAG